From one Paenibacillus sp. FSL K6-1330 genomic stretch:
- a CDS encoding SDR family NAD(P)-dependent oxidoreductase, producing the protein MSAENEKYGETGLEIAVIGMAGRFPGAKNLTEFWENLRAGKESVTFFTDEELEKAGIAPEMLRHPQYVKAKSQLEDVESFDAPFFEYTPREAELIDPQFRLFHECAWEALEHAGHLPETEDQLIGVYAGASPNTYWVASQAMNAVHASDQFQILQLNNPSFTTRISYKLNLKGPSVSVQTACSTSLVSIHLACQGLLAGECDLALAGGVSVNLPRTTGYLYQEGMIQSPDGHCRPFDEGASGTLFGDGIGIVVLKRLADAARDGDVIHAVIKGSAVNNDGSRKVGYTAPSTNGQVEVIRAAHQMAEVDPESIGYIEAHGTGTTLGDPIEVEALQAAFATDKRGFCKIGSLKSNIGHLDAAAGVAGFIKAVLALKHQQIPPSLHFHQPNPKIDFENSPFKVNSELSDWRKTEGPRRAGVSSFGIGGTNAHVILEEAPIGAASSAGRDLKLLVLSARTEEGLERATRNLGEFLRTCPEADLADAAYTLQTGRKRFRYRRTLVCADVREALERLDAIDEGKLQTGESERDQTRVVFLFPGQGSQYVNMGADLYRKEPLFRAEMDRCCEIITAEGGTDPRHVLYGASDSAAAADRINQTEAAQPTLFAFEYSLAQLLMSWGVKPNAMIGHSIGEYTAACLSGVLSLRDALKLVTLRGKLMQSLPAGEMLSVSLDEASLLELLPEGLALAAVNGPELCVVSGPHADIASFETKLTGLQVVHRKLHTSHAFHSAMMEPILEKYEAKVKQVVLSAPSIPYVSNVTGTWITPEDVADPAYWTRHFRETVRFASGAAELLKEKQAVFIEIGPGNVLSSFIRKQQGKETERKHEVFHLVRHPHEQAADDAFLLEKIGKLWIAGTQIDWKGYYSSERRRRVTLPTYPFERQRYSVEGAQWSLRNMQEKTAQRRMGATETETGNEAVKQSQVAARMRSASSIEQTVAELVQNHFGFAHLGINDNFFEIGASSLDISQLADKLAEVLGMEVPVVTLYSYPSVRTLAAFLRGNGQGSSASDEAAVEEEAERQNAINEGMARSERMRTISVQDRDLTGRQEQTEREAVGENGLEIAVIGMAARFPGADSIGQFWSNLRDGVESITFFTDEELVQAGVDPQLVSHPSYVKAKGALNGIDQFDAAFFGYSPREAQLMDPQLRLFHECAWEAIESAAYNPDTYPGLIGVYAGATPNLEWVSRFAPALGGTERFSAMLLNDREFFSTQLSYKLNLRGPSISMQTACSTSLVNIVLASQGLLAGACDIALAGGSTVSVPDKSGYLYEDGMIQSPDGHCRAFDEQAAGTVFGDGVGVVVLKRLSDAIADGDVIHAVIKGFGLNNDGTRKVGFTAPSTKGQAEVIRAAHRMSGVDPESITYVEAHGTGTNMGDPIEIEALKEAFGTDKKGFCRIGSVKTNVGHLNSAAGAAGFIKTVLALKAKQIPPSLHYERGNPNIDFANSPFVVNTELVPWEGSQHPLRSGVSSFGIGGTNAHVILEEAPPREPSDEGRAEKLLILSARTPTALTEAKARLAAFLTEHPQVNLADTAYTLQAGRKAFEWRAAFVCKDAEEATAILTSIGSDKIAEGQTGTQTRSVVFMFPGQGSQYVGMGRELYLNEPEFREELDRCFELVQPYVELDLKAVLYAAGESDQDHREEILMRTDIAQPVLFMIEYAFARLLIRWGIRPEAMLGHSIGEYVAACLAGVFTLEDALQLVALRGRLMQGLPAGSMLSVAMSEAELRPLLPDHIALAAVNSSSLCVVSGTSAEIDAFSRLLEDKGCACRLLHTSHAFHSHMMDPILAAFADKVRSIRLHEPELPFISNVSGTWITPEEATDAEYWVRHLRSTVRFADGLYELLNNPRSVFIEAGPGNSLSTFVRKHEAGSRDRIVVNMLRHPQEAVSDTAHLLNKIGRLWLAGIDIDWTGYYVHERRRRIELPTYPMERQRYWLDDEQQPLPGARPSSAPRGGKNADMADWFYYPSWERALLEEHPEESRQNGHNWLVFKDDCGIADELAASVQNMGERTVMVKAGSAFIAHENGTFTLVPGSAEQYVRLLEELQKRDFVPDKVAHLWNVSSSGKEEEEMEPFDVEAVERRQQQEGYYSLIYLAQALRKHKVEDIRIAVVSSGMQEVTGMEPLSPGKMTLLGPCMVIQQEYSGITCVSIDIDVQEETKQKRRIADNLIGELSSPPSDRLIAYRGNYRWVQNFKPVGLRQAEKSAAPFRQQGVYLITGGLGGIGMLTAEFLARNYGARLILTGRSSFPDKKEYTRCLAEHGEEHPLSQKIRRVLQLEELGAEVTYMQADLSNEEQMRHVFKFIDREYGRLHGVVQAAGLPGGESFRAIENISGDQSDEQFRAKVQGLQTLGRLIADREAEICILFSSIASILGGLGFSAYSAANLYMDAFARKQNRAGGTKWLCVNWDAWEFWEEHRSTIGESLVELAITPAEAPDLFRYVYSPCGSNQIIVSTGDLQTRIDQWIRRAGKKEDSHAAGGVSFSRPDLTTPYAAPRNRVEKTIAEVWKQFFRIDEVGIHDNFFDLGASSLDMIQVTAKLNEALDESIAVVDMFTYPSIHALAQRLTHSEENEAEEAEMEHQMIDSAAKGRKRQQQQKEKRRKGEVLL; encoded by the coding sequence ATGAGTGCCGAGAACGAGAAGTACGGAGAAACCGGTTTGGAAATTGCCGTTATTGGAATGGCAGGAAGATTTCCGGGTGCGAAGAACCTCACGGAGTTTTGGGAAAACTTGCGTGCCGGCAAGGAGTCGGTCACTTTTTTTACGGATGAAGAGCTGGAGAAAGCAGGGATTGCCCCGGAAATGCTCAGGCATCCCCAGTATGTCAAAGCAAAGTCTCAGCTAGAGGACGTGGAGTCGTTTGATGCGCCGTTTTTTGAATACACGCCACGAGAAGCCGAGCTAATCGATCCACAGTTCCGTCTGTTCCACGAATGTGCATGGGAAGCGCTTGAGCATGCGGGACACCTTCCCGAAACCGAGGATCAACTCATCGGGGTGTATGCAGGGGCTTCTCCTAACACCTATTGGGTCGCAAGCCAAGCCATGAATGCTGTACATGCCAGTGATCAATTTCAAATTCTGCAATTAAATAATCCTTCGTTTACGACGCGAATTTCATACAAACTGAATCTGAAAGGCCCAAGCGTAAGCGTGCAAACGGCTTGCTCTACCTCTCTTGTATCCATTCATCTGGCTTGCCAGGGATTGCTGGCCGGCGAATGCGATCTTGCCTTGGCCGGAGGGGTTTCGGTCAATTTGCCGCGCACAACCGGCTATCTCTACCAGGAAGGAATGATCCAATCTCCCGACGGACACTGCCGGCCTTTTGACGAAGGCGCAAGCGGCACTTTGTTCGGCGACGGAATCGGAATCGTCGTGCTCAAGCGGCTCGCAGACGCCGCTAGGGATGGAGACGTTATTCATGCGGTTATCAAAGGCTCGGCGGTTAACAATGACGGCAGCCGGAAAGTAGGGTACACGGCGCCAAGCACGAACGGCCAGGTGGAAGTTATTCGCGCAGCCCACCAAATGGCAGAAGTTGATCCGGAAAGTATCGGGTACATCGAGGCCCACGGAACAGGGACTACACTGGGGGACCCGATCGAAGTGGAGGCGCTGCAAGCTGCTTTCGCCACGGATAAAAGGGGCTTTTGCAAAATCGGTTCGCTCAAATCCAATATCGGTCATCTGGACGCCGCGGCAGGAGTCGCGGGTTTCATCAAGGCCGTATTGGCGCTTAAGCATCAGCAAATCCCGCCAAGCCTTCATTTTCATCAACCGAATCCCAAAATCGATTTTGAAAACTCTCCTTTCAAAGTCAATTCGGAGCTTAGCGATTGGAGAAAAACAGAAGGACCTCGGAGAGCAGGAGTCAGCTCCTTCGGTATCGGGGGGACGAATGCCCACGTCATTCTGGAGGAGGCCCCGATTGGCGCGGCAAGTTCGGCGGGACGCGATCTGAAACTGCTCGTACTCTCTGCCCGGACGGAGGAAGGGTTAGAACGGGCGACTCGCAATCTCGGCGAGTTTCTGCGGACTTGTCCCGAAGCTGATTTGGCTGATGCGGCTTATACGCTGCAGACAGGCCGCAAACGGTTCCGTTACCGCCGAACACTGGTCTGCGCTGATGTCCGTGAAGCTTTGGAGCGTCTGGATGCTATCGATGAAGGCAAATTGCAAACGGGCGAGTCGGAGAGGGATCAGACCCGGGTTGTTTTCCTCTTCCCGGGGCAGGGCTCGCAGTATGTGAACATGGGAGCTGATTTATACCGCAAGGAGCCTTTGTTCCGGGCGGAAATGGACCGCTGCTGCGAGATCATTACAGCAGAGGGTGGCACCGATCCAAGGCATGTGCTGTACGGGGCTTCGGACAGTGCGGCAGCTGCTGATAGGATTAACCAGACGGAAGCGGCACAGCCGACTTTGTTCGCGTTCGAATATTCGCTCGCGCAGCTCCTGATGTCATGGGGCGTTAAGCCGAATGCCATGATCGGGCACAGTATCGGAGAGTACACGGCTGCGTGCCTGTCGGGTGTTCTATCACTTAGGGACGCGCTGAAGCTCGTCACACTGCGCGGCAAGCTTATGCAGAGCCTGCCTGCCGGAGAGATGCTGAGCGTCTCCCTTGACGAGGCAAGTTTATTAGAGCTTCTTCCGGAAGGACTGGCGCTTGCAGCCGTTAATGGACCGGAGCTCTGTGTTGTTTCCGGCCCGCATGCGGACATCGCTTCCTTTGAAACCAAACTTACCGGGCTGCAGGTGGTGCATCGAAAGCTTCATACGTCACATGCGTTTCATTCGGCCATGATGGAGCCGATATTGGAGAAATATGAGGCAAAAGTCAAGCAGGTGGTCCTATCCGCCCCGTCAATTCCGTATGTGTCCAATGTAACGGGAACATGGATAACGCCGGAAGATGTCGCCGATCCCGCATATTGGACTAGGCATTTTCGGGAAACGGTGCGGTTCGCAAGCGGGGCGGCCGAGCTGCTTAAGGAGAAGCAGGCCGTATTTATAGAAATCGGACCTGGCAATGTTCTCAGCAGCTTCATCCGTAAACAACAGGGGAAGGAAACGGAGCGTAAGCATGAAGTGTTCCATCTCGTCCGTCATCCGCACGAGCAGGCCGCAGATGATGCTTTCTTACTAGAGAAGATCGGCAAACTGTGGATTGCAGGCACGCAGATCGATTGGAAGGGGTACTACAGCTCGGAACGCCGACGGCGGGTTACTCTGCCGACTTATCCGTTCGAACGCCAGCGGTACTCCGTAGAGGGCGCACAATGGTCATTGCGAAACATGCAGGAGAAAACAGCTCAGCGGAGAATGGGAGCTACGGAAACGGAGACCGGGAACGAAGCTGTTAAACAATCCCAAGTAGCCGCGCGTATGCGGTCTGCATCCTCTATAGAACAGACGGTTGCAGAACTTGTCCAGAATCACTTCGGATTCGCGCATCTTGGGATCAATGACAACTTTTTTGAAATCGGAGCAAGCTCGCTCGATATTTCCCAGCTGGCTGATAAGCTTGCGGAAGTGCTGGGGATGGAAGTGCCCGTGGTTACCTTGTATTCTTATCCCTCCGTTCGTACCTTAGCGGCATTCTTACGTGGAAACGGACAGGGAAGCTCAGCGTCCGATGAGGCAGCGGTTGAAGAAGAAGCAGAGCGCCAGAATGCCATTAACGAGGGAATGGCGCGTTCCGAGCGGATGAGGACCATATCGGTCCAAGATAGAGATCTGACGGGAAGGCAGGAACAAACGGAACGTGAAGCCGTGGGGGAGAATGGGCTTGAGATAGCGGTCATAGGTATGGCCGCCAGATTTCCGGGTGCGGACAGCATCGGCCAGTTCTGGAGCAATTTGCGCGACGGCGTCGAGTCGATAACGTTCTTCACGGACGAAGAGCTGGTACAGGCAGGCGTCGACCCGCAGCTTGTATCTCATCCTTCCTATGTAAAAGCCAAAGGCGCTTTGAACGGGATCGATCAGTTCGATGCCGCGTTTTTCGGCTATTCACCTCGGGAAGCGCAGCTAATGGACCCGCAGTTACGGCTTTTTCACGAATGCGCTTGGGAAGCGATCGAATCCGCCGCCTACAATCCCGACACTTATCCGGGACTTATCGGCGTCTATGCTGGCGCGACCCCGAATCTGGAGTGGGTTTCCCGCTTTGCGCCTGCTTTGGGCGGAACGGAACGATTCAGCGCCATGCTCCTTAACGATAGGGAGTTTTTCAGCACCCAGCTGTCGTATAAACTCAATCTCCGGGGCCCCAGCATCTCGATGCAGACCGCTTGCTCCACATCCCTGGTTAATATCGTTCTGGCCTCGCAAGGTTTATTGGCGGGCGCGTGCGATATCGCTCTGGCCGGCGGCTCCACTGTCAGCGTACCCGACAAATCCGGTTATTTGTACGAAGACGGTATGATTCAGTCGCCGGACGGGCATTGCCGAGCCTTCGACGAGCAGGCGGCAGGAACTGTTTTCGGAGACGGTGTCGGTGTCGTTGTCCTGAAACGTCTGAGTGATGCCATTGCGGATGGAGATGTTATCCACGCCGTTATCAAAGGTTTTGGCTTGAACAATGACGGTACCCGCAAGGTAGGCTTTACCGCTCCGAGCACAAAGGGACAAGCCGAGGTCATCCGTGCCGCTCATCGGATGTCGGGTGTGGATCCGGAAAGCATCACTTATGTAGAGGCGCACGGAACAGGCACAAACATGGGGGATCCGATTGAGATCGAGGCTTTGAAGGAAGCCTTCGGCACGGATAAAAAGGGATTTTGCCGTATCGGGTCGGTCAAGACGAACGTCGGCCATCTCAACAGCGCAGCCGGAGCGGCCGGGTTCATTAAAACGGTACTGGCGCTCAAAGCGAAGCAAATTCCGCCGAGCCTGCATTATGAACGGGGAAATCCCAACATTGACTTCGCTAACAGTCCCTTTGTCGTCAATACGGAACTGGTGCCTTGGGAAGGCAGCCAGCATCCCCTGCGCTCCGGAGTCAGCTCATTTGGCATCGGTGGCACGAATGCGCACGTCATTCTGGAAGAAGCTCCCCCTAGGGAACCATCCGACGAAGGTCGTGCAGAGAAGCTGCTGATCTTGTCAGCAAGAACGCCAACAGCATTGACGGAGGCGAAAGCACGTCTGGCCGCATTTTTGACAGAGCATCCGCAAGTGAATCTGGCAGATACGGCGTATACGCTGCAAGCAGGCAGGAAGGCTTTTGAGTGGAGAGCCGCATTTGTGTGCAAGGATGCGGAAGAAGCGACCGCCATCTTGACATCGATAGGGTCCGATAAAATTGCCGAAGGCCAAACGGGGACGCAAACACGCTCTGTAGTATTCATGTTTCCGGGCCAGGGGTCACAATATGTCGGCATGGGACGGGAGCTCTATCTCAACGAACCTGAATTCAGAGAAGAACTTGATCGCTGCTTCGAGCTCGTTCAACCGTATGTAGAGCTTGACTTAAAGGCTGTCCTTTATGCCGCTGGCGAATCGGACCAAGATCATCGAGAGGAAATCTTGATGCGGACGGATATCGCCCAGCCCGTGCTTTTTATGATCGAATATGCGTTTGCCAGACTGCTTATACGCTGGGGCATCCGGCCCGAAGCGATGCTGGGTCACAGTATCGGTGAATATGTGGCAGCATGCCTGGCTGGTGTATTCACGCTGGAAGATGCGCTGCAGCTCGTAGCGCTTCGCGGCCGGCTCATGCAGGGGCTGCCGGCGGGATCTATGCTCAGCGTGGCGATGTCAGAAGCGGAACTGCGCCCATTGCTGCCTGATCATATTGCGCTGGCGGCAGTCAACAGCTCCTCCTTGTGCGTCGTATCCGGCACATCGGCTGAGATTGATGCATTCTCACGGCTGCTGGAAGACAAAGGCTGTGCCTGCCGTCTTCTCCACACATCTCATGCCTTCCATTCTCATATGATGGATCCGATACTTGCGGCATTCGCGGATAAAGTACGCTCGATCCGGCTGCATGAGCCTGAGCTGCCCTTTATTTCCAACGTGTCCGGCACTTGGATCACACCTGAAGAGGCTACGGATGCGGAGTACTGGGTTAGGCATTTGCGGTCAACCGTGCGGTTTGCGGACGGGCTTTACGAACTGTTGAATAATCCGCGCTCTGTATTCATAGAAGCCGGACCGGGCAATTCGCTCAGCACATTCGTGCGCAAGCATGAAGCTGGTTCGCGTGACCGGATCGTTGTCAATATGCTGAGACATCCCCAGGAAGCTGTTTCTGATACCGCGCACTTGTTGAACAAAATCGGACGCCTCTGGCTGGCGGGTATCGACATCGATTGGACGGGCTATTACGTCCATGAGCGGCGCAGGCGCATCGAGCTGCCAACCTATCCGATGGAGCGTCAGCGCTATTGGCTCGATGATGAGCAGCAGCCATTACCGGGAGCACGGCCATCCTCAGCCCCAAGAGGCGGTAAAAACGCTGACATGGCGGACTGGTTCTATTATCCTTCCTGGGAACGCGCCCTGCTGGAGGAGCATCCGGAAGAAAGCCGTCAGAACGGTCATAACTGGCTTGTATTCAAGGATGATTGCGGGATCGCGGACGAACTTGCCGCAAGTGTTCAAAATATGGGTGAGCGGACTGTAATGGTTAAGGCGGGCAGCGCCTTCATCGCGCATGAGAACGGAACGTTCACGCTTGTCCCGGGCTCTGCAGAGCAATACGTCCGGCTGCTGGAGGAACTGCAAAAGCGGGATTTCGTTCCCGACAAAGTCGCTCATCTGTGGAATGTTTCCTCCTCCGGGAAGGAAGAAGAGGAAATGGAACCTTTCGATGTGGAAGCGGTTGAACGCCGCCAGCAACAAGAAGGTTACTACAGCTTGATCTATTTGGCTCAGGCGCTGCGCAAGCATAAGGTAGAGGATATCCGTATAGCAGTCGTGTCCTCAGGAATGCAGGAAGTAACGGGGATGGAGCCGCTGTCTCCGGGTAAAATGACGCTGCTCGGACCCTGTATGGTCATTCAGCAGGAATACAGCGGAATTACATGTGTGAGCATTGATATTGATGTACAGGAAGAGACCAAGCAAAAGCGGCGAATCGCTGATAATCTTATCGGGGAATTATCGTCTCCGCCCTCGGACCGGCTTATCGCTTATCGGGGAAATTACCGATGGGTTCAGAATTTCAAGCCGGTAGGACTGCGCCAGGCGGAGAAATCGGCAGCTCCATTTCGGCAGCAGGGTGTATATCTCATTACGGGAGGGCTGGGAGGAATCGGGATGCTGACGGCAGAGTTCCTGGCGCGCAATTATGGTGCACGGCTCATTCTTACCGGACGTTCAAGCTTTCCCGACAAGAAGGAATATACGCGTTGTCTGGCTGAACATGGAGAGGAGCATCCGCTTTCTCAAAAAATCAGACGTGTGTTGCAATTGGAAGAACTCGGCGCTGAGGTTACCTATATGCAGGCCGACTTGTCTAATGAAGAACAGATGCGCCATGTCTTCAAGTTTATTGATCGTGAGTACGGCCGCCTTCATGGCGTCGTGCAGGCGGCGGGACTTCCTGGCGGCGAATCTTTCCGCGCGATCGAGAATATTAGCGGAGACCAGTCCGACGAGCAGTTCCGGGCCAAAGTCCAGGGTTTGCAGACGCTGGGCAGGCTAATTGCCGACAGGGAGGCCGAGATATGCATCCTGTTCTCCTCCATCGCCAGCATTCTCGGGGGACTCGGCTTCAGCGCTTATTCGGCCGCGAATTTGTACATGGATGCTTTTGCCCGCAAACAGAACCGGGCTGGCGGGACGAAGTGGCTGTGCGTCAATTGGGATGCGTGGGAATTCTGGGAAGAACACCGCTCGACGATCGGAGAGTCGCTTGTCGAACTGGCGATAACGCCAGCCGAAGCGCCTGATCTGTTCCGGTACGTCTACAGTCCGTGCGGCAGCAACCAAATTATTGTATCGACCGGTGATCTTCAGACGCGGATCGATCAATGGATTCGGCGCGCAGGCAAGAAAGAAGACAGTCACGCGGCAGGCGGCGTCTCATTCAGCAGGCCGGATCTAACCACACCTTATGCGGCGCCCCGCAATCGGGTTGAGAAGACGATAGCCGAGGTGTGGAAACAATTTTTCCGTATTGACGAGGTAGGTATCCACGATAATTTCTTCGATCTGGGAGCCAGCTCGCTGGATATGATCCAGGTGACCGCCAAATTGAATGAAGCGTTAGACGAGAGTATCGCCGTTGTTGATATGTTCACCTATCCCAGCATTCATGCCCTAGCTCAGCGCCTTACCCACAGCGAAGAAAACGAGGCGGAAGAGGCGGAGATGGAACATCAAATGATCGACTCCGCCGCGAAGGGAAGAAAGCGGCAGCAGCAGCAAAAAGAAAAGAGACGCAAAGGAGAGGTCTTGCTATGA